The following proteins are co-located in the Granulicella pectinivorans genome:
- the rplL gene encoding 50S ribosomal protein L7/L12 → MMDIQQIEDSIVNLSLLEASALVKALETRLGVSAAAAAVAAPAAGGGAAAAAVEEKTEFTVILKDAGANKISTIKAVREVTSLGLKEAKDLVDAAPKPLKENVSKEDAAAIAKKFDGIATVEIK, encoded by the coding sequence ATCATGGACATTCAACAGATTGAAGATTCGATCGTAAACCTTAGCCTGCTTGAGGCTTCCGCTCTCGTGAAGGCTCTCGAGACCCGCCTGGGCGTTTCGGCTGCTGCTGCTGCCGTTGCTGCTCCTGCTGCTGGCGGCGGCGCTGCCGCTGCTGCGGTGGAAGAGAAGACCGAGTTCACCGTGATCCTGAAGGATGCCGGCGCGAACAAGATCTCGACCATCAAGGCTGTGCGCGAAGTGACGTCGCTTGGTCTGAAGGAAGCGAAGGACCTGGTTGACGCTGCTCCGAAGCCCCTGAAGGAGAACGTCTCGAAGGAAGATGCGGCTGCCATCGCGAAGAAGTTCGACGGCATCGCGACTGTCGAAATCAAGTAG
- the rplK gene encoding 50S ribosomal protein L11: protein MAPKKINGYVKLQITGGKATPAPPVGPALGQAQVNIMEFCKQFNARTSTPEMTGMTIPVVITVYADKTFTFITKTPPAPVLLMKAAGIAKGSGTPNKEKIGKVTEKQIREIATMKMPDMNAASVESASKTIRGTARSMGIEVVA, encoded by the coding sequence ATGGCACCGAAGAAGATCAACGGATACGTAAAGCTCCAGATTACGGGTGGCAAGGCTACCCCCGCACCGCCGGTCGGCCCCGCACTGGGTCAGGCTCAGGTCAACATCATGGAGTTCTGCAAGCAGTTCAACGCACGCACCTCCACGCCTGAGATGACGGGCATGACGATTCCGGTCGTCATCACCGTGTACGCGGACAAGACGTTCACGTTCATCACCAAGACGCCTCCGGCGCCGGTTCTCCTGATGAAGGCTGCCGGTATCGCGAAGGGCTCCGGCACTCCGAACAAGGAGAAGATCGGCAAGGTGACTGAGAAGCAGATCCGCGAGATCGCCACGATGAAGATGCCGGACATGAACGCCGCTTCGGTGGAATCCGCTTCGAAGACCATCCGCGGCACCGCCCGCTCGATGGGCATCGAAGTCGTCGCGTAA
- the tuf gene encoding elongation factor Tu: MGKEKFDRSKPHVNIGTVGHIDHGKTTLTAAITKVLSKHNPNNTFRSFDTIDNAPEERERGITIATSHVEYETPNRHYAHVDCPGHADYIKNMITGAAQMDGAILVVAATDGPMPQTKEHVLLARQVGVPYIVVFLNKCDAVEDEELIELVEMEVRELLDKYEYPGDDTPIIRGSALGALNGEPQWEAKIDELMAAVDKYIPQPERAVDLAFLMPIEDIFSISGRGTVVTGRIERGKIKVGEACQIVGFRDTQNTVCTGVEMFKKQLDEGLAGDNAGLLLRGIAKEDVERGMVLAKPNSITPHTEFKGEIYVLSKEEGGRHTPFFNGYRPQFYFRTTDVTGSAKLPAGIEMVMPGDNVQLEITLHTPVAMEKGLRFAIREGGRTVGAGTISEIIK, encoded by the coding sequence ATGGGTAAGGAAAAGTTTGACCGGTCGAAACCGCACGTCAACATTGGCACCGTTGGTCACATCGATCACGGCAAAACGACGCTGACGGCAGCGATCACGAAGGTTCTTTCGAAGCACAACCCGAACAACACCTTCCGTTCGTTCGACACGATCGACAACGCTCCGGAAGAGCGTGAGCGCGGTATCACGATCGCGACCTCGCACGTGGAGTACGAGACGCCGAACCGTCACTATGCGCACGTCGACTGTCCCGGTCACGCCGATTACATCAAGAACATGATCACCGGTGCGGCACAGATGGACGGCGCGATCCTGGTGGTTGCCGCGACCGACGGTCCGATGCCTCAGACGAAGGAGCACGTTCTGCTCGCTCGCCAGGTTGGCGTTCCGTACATCGTGGTGTTCCTGAACAAGTGCGACGCCGTCGAAGACGAAGAGCTGATTGAGCTGGTCGAGATGGAAGTCCGCGAGCTTCTGGACAAGTATGAGTATCCTGGCGACGACACCCCGATCATCCGTGGTTCGGCTCTGGGCGCGCTGAACGGCGAGCCCCAGTGGGAAGCGAAGATCGACGAGCTGATGGCTGCGGTCGACAAGTACATCCCGCAGCCGGAGCGCGCGGTGGACCTGGCGTTCCTGATGCCGATCGAAGACATCTTCTCGATCTCGGGTCGTGGAACCGTGGTGACGGGCCGTATCGAGCGCGGCAAGATCAAGGTGGGCGAGGCCTGCCAGATCGTTGGATTCCGCGACACGCAGAACACGGTTTGCACCGGCGTCGAGATGTTCAAGAAGCAGCTTGACGAGGGTCTTGCCGGTGATAACGCGGGTCTGTTGCTCCGCGGTATCGCGAAGGAAGACGTGGAGCGCGGCATGGTTCTGGCCAAGCCGAACTCGATCACGCCGCACACCGAGTTCAAGGGTGAGATCTATGTGCTGTCGAAGGAAGAGGGTGGACGTCACACTCCGTTCTTCAACGGCTACCGTCCTCAGTTCTACTTCCGTACCACCGACGTGACGGGTTCGGCGAAGCTGCCGGCCGGTATCGAGATGGTGATGCCGGGCGATAACGTGCAGCTCGAGATTACGCTGCACACGCCGGTTGCGATGGAGAAGGGTCTGCGCTTTGCGATCCGCGAAGGCGGACGCACGGTCGGAGCCGGTACGATCTCCGAGATCATCAAGTAA
- a CDS encoding SPL family radical SAM protein — protein sequence MAKAPDTTAPTLFHILPSALPTGLARLAAEAEPAGAGHEIEFKSLETRSILNKSLSKRQLSLAWSINPYRGCEFACRYCYARYTHEFLEPAGATEPSVSNAEHQPQSWATAFERRIFLKQHAAWLLEQDLHKVPHGEEIALGTATDPYQPIERKAGITRSLLEVFARRQGHRIGIITKSNLILRDIDLLTRIAARNTLVLHLTITTTDTDLARLLEPRAPRPDLRFQAVTKLREAGLTAGILCSPLLPGITDNAEALDRMATRAAYARASFFAASPLFLKQCSRPTYLSFVREHFPHLLSRYEQHFRTTDFAPQPYRERMATLVRAACRRHHLPERSTDALLTRDIGRKPPASVHQPSQQRLFA from the coding sequence ATGGCGAAAGCACCGGACACAACCGCTCCCACGCTCTTCCACATCCTTCCCTCTGCCCTGCCCACAGGCCTCGCCCGGCTTGCTGCGGAGGCCGAACCGGCTGGAGCGGGACACGAGATCGAGTTCAAATCTCTCGAGACCCGCTCCATCCTGAACAAGTCCCTCTCGAAGCGTCAACTCTCGCTCGCCTGGTCCATTAACCCCTACCGCGGATGCGAGTTCGCCTGCCGCTACTGCTACGCACGTTACACCCACGAATTTCTGGAGCCGGCGGGGGCGACAGAGCCGTCCGTCTCGAACGCAGAGCATCAGCCACAAAGCTGGGCCACTGCGTTCGAGCGGCGGATCTTCCTCAAGCAACACGCTGCCTGGCTCCTTGAGCAGGATCTCCACAAAGTCCCTCACGGCGAAGAAATCGCCCTCGGCACAGCCACCGACCCCTACCAGCCCATCGAGCGCAAAGCCGGAATTACCCGCTCCCTCCTCGAAGTCTTCGCCCGCAGGCAGGGTCACCGGATCGGCATCATCACCAAGTCCAACCTCATCCTTCGCGACATCGATCTCCTCACCCGGATCGCCGCCCGCAACACCCTCGTCCTTCACCTGACGATCACCACCACCGACACCGATCTCGCCCGCCTCCTCGAACCCCGCGCCCCACGCCCCGACCTCCGCTTCCAGGCCGTCACCAAACTCCGCGAAGCAGGCCTCACCGCCGGCATCCTCTGCTCGCCGCTCCTCCCCGGCATTACGGACAACGCCGAGGCCCTCGACCGCATGGCCACCCGCGCCGCCTACGCCCGCGCCAGCTTCTTCGCGGCCTCACCCCTGTTCTTGAAACAGTGCTCGCGCCCTACCTATCTGAGCTTCGTCCGCGAGCACTTCCCCCATCTCCTGTCCCGCTACGAACAGCACTTCCGCACCACCGACTTCGCTCCCCAGCCCTACCGCGAGCGCATGGCAACGCTCGTCCGCGCAGCCTGCCGCCGCCACCATCTCCCCGAACGCTCCACCGATGCCCTCCTCACCCGCGACATCGGTCGCAAGCCACCCGCCTCCGTCCACCAACCCAGCCAGCAGAGGCTCTTTGCATGA
- the secE gene encoding preprotein translocase subunit SecE codes for MAKTIAVAETTPNNGLQQMKDTPARLRSFLHDVRSEMRKVITPTRDEVQATTIVVIVTVFVFAAYFLIVDYTLGHAIEWVLKKATH; via the coding sequence ATGGCAAAGACGATCGCAGTCGCAGAAACAACCCCAAACAACGGTCTCCAGCAGATGAAGGACACGCCTGCGCGTCTGCGCAGCTTCCTCCATGATGTTCGCAGCGAGATGCGCAAGGTGATTACGCCGACTCGCGATGAGGTCCAGGCGACGACGATCGTGGTGATTGTGACGGTATTTGTATTTGCCGCGTACTTTCTGATCGTGGACTACACCCTGGGTCATGCGATCGAGTGGGTTTTGAAGAAGGCTACACACTAA
- the rpoB gene encoding DNA-directed RNA polymerase subunit beta gives MPSEMRAIRSRLDFSKIPTSIQIPNLIEVQRRSYERFLQMDKLPQEREDNGLQSVFTSVFPITDFRNVSELEFVDFSIGNWECKCGYLKGLNHLRTACTTCGHMVITDPFHPGDVLCNFCGTYNKNTPDFCTKCGDPVGLQLKYDQAECEERGMTYSAPLKVTIRLKIYDKDPETGVKSLRDMKEQEVFFGDIPLMSQNGTFIVNGTERVIVSQLHRSPGVFFETANNRTYFLGKIIPYRGSWVEFEYDQKNTLYVRIDRKRKFLGTIFLRALGLRTDEEILKTFYTVDTIQVVDGKLKWNVTPEGTLTNLQGTRSANAIGDIVVAGRKISASVLKGLRAAGTVSVDVETSEFDGAMSASDIVDMSTGELLYEANAELTADKLHKIIQSGVTTFEVFFPERDDVGNIITNTLRRDSVRKPEEALIEIYRKLRPGDPPTLDTATALFEGMFFDPRKYDFSRVGRLKFNIKLYEDQDPAGLDKRTLTPEDFYGTIRYLLKLRKNIGVVDDIDHLGNRRVRAVGELMENQFRIGLVRMERAIKEKMSVYQEMSTAMPHDLINAKPVMAAIREFFGSSQLSQFMDQTNPLSEITHKRRLSALGPGGLSRERAGFEVRDVHPTHYGRICPIETPEGPNIGLISSLSCFARINEYGFIESPYRRVKDGVVLDYVAVSNAGESGLRQGDYLEIAESKALNAKLKAEGKRTMDLEPFSFYLSAWEEDRHTIAQANIQLDEKLNIVQDIVDARRQGNFVLVNKSDVDYVDVSPKQLVSVAASLVPFLEHDDANRALMGANMQRQSVPLLVAEAPFVGTGMEGVTARDSGAVILAKRNGIVDSVDSERIIIRVEGEHHPTQLSREVGSDIYQLTKFKRSNQNTCINQKPIVRKNDRVIKGQVIADGPCTEQGELGLGRNVLVAFMPWRGYNFEDAILISEKLVREDYYTSIHIEEFEIEARDTKLGPEEITRDIPNVSEHALRDLDESGIIRIGAKIGHNDILVGKVTPKGETQLTPEEKLLRAIFGEKAGDVRDASLTCPPGIEGTVVDVRIFSRKGQEKDERAKQIEQEMVEKLERNLADEIRILTDERLKRLEAILGAKEVLADLHDERTNKRLLSKGDVLDRDMIELISTRNLKRIRYADKDPRVNEQIDEIEEMTSRQIDVLRKITNEKIGKMQKGDELSPGVIKMVKVYIAMKRKLSVGDKMAGRHGNKGVIARILPEEDMPYLPDGTPVEIVLNPLGVPSRMNVGQILETHLGWAAHELGAQVAAAAAEMESANEVRELFKARFHGTAALSQLLNLDDEQTMRVAAGMKRGIWFGTAVFDGAQETEIKALLKAAGLPSSGKTHLHDGMLGEEFEQPATVGYIYMLKLSHLVDDKIHARSIGPYSLITQQPLGGKAQFGGQRFGEMEVWALEAYGAAYILQELLTAKSDDVFGRTKIYEAIVKGEAAIEPGVPESFNVLIRELQSLCLDVELIKQADQKKVPLPTIAAAAD, from the coding sequence ATGCCCAGCGAAATGCGCGCGATCCGCAGCCGTCTCGATTTTTCCAAGATCCCCACTTCCATCCAGATCCCCAACCTCATTGAGGTGCAGCGCCGTTCGTACGAGCGCTTCCTCCAGATGGATAAGTTACCGCAGGAACGTGAGGATAACGGGCTCCAGTCCGTCTTCACGAGCGTATTTCCGATTACCGACTTCCGCAACGTTTCCGAGCTCGAGTTTGTCGACTTTTCGATCGGCAACTGGGAGTGCAAGTGCGGCTACCTTAAGGGTCTGAACCACCTGCGTACGGCCTGCACGACGTGCGGCCACATGGTGATCACCGACCCCTTCCACCCTGGCGATGTGCTTTGCAACTTCTGCGGCACGTACAACAAGAACACCCCCGACTTCTGCACCAAGTGCGGCGATCCGGTGGGTCTGCAGTTGAAGTACGACCAGGCCGAGTGCGAAGAGCGCGGCATGACGTATTCGGCTCCGCTGAAGGTCACGATCCGTCTGAAGATCTACGACAAGGATCCTGAGACCGGCGTGAAGAGCCTGCGGGACATGAAGGAGCAGGAAGTCTTCTTCGGCGATATCCCGTTGATGAGCCAGAACGGCACGTTCATCGTGAACGGCACGGAGCGCGTGATCGTTTCGCAGCTTCACCGTTCGCCTGGTGTGTTCTTCGAGACGGCGAACAACCGCACGTACTTCCTGGGCAAGATCATTCCGTACCGCGGTTCGTGGGTGGAGTTCGAGTACGACCAGAAGAACACGCTGTATGTGCGTATCGATCGCAAGCGCAAGTTCCTGGGCACGATCTTCCTGCGCGCGCTCGGTCTGCGTACGGACGAGGAGATCCTCAAGACCTTCTACACCGTGGATACGATCCAGGTGGTGGACGGGAAGCTGAAGTGGAACGTGACACCGGAAGGCACGCTGACGAACCTGCAGGGTACGCGTTCGGCGAATGCGATCGGCGACATCGTTGTGGCCGGCCGCAAGATCTCGGCTTCGGTGCTGAAGGGCCTGCGCGCTGCCGGTACGGTTTCGGTCGACGTGGAGACGAGCGAGTTCGATGGCGCGATGAGCGCTTCGGACATCGTCGACATGAGCACGGGCGAGCTGCTGTATGAGGCGAACGCAGAGCTGACGGCGGACAAGCTGCACAAGATCATCCAGAGCGGCGTGACGACCTTCGAGGTCTTCTTCCCGGAGCGCGACGACGTGGGCAACATCATCACGAACACGCTGCGCCGCGACTCCGTGCGCAAGCCGGAAGAGGCTCTGATCGAGATCTACCGCAAGCTGCGTCCGGGCGACCCACCGACGCTGGATACGGCGACGGCTCTGTTCGAGGGCATGTTCTTCGATCCTCGCAAGTACGACTTCTCGCGCGTTGGCCGTTTGAAGTTCAATATCAAGCTGTATGAGGACCAGGATCCTGCTGGCCTCGACAAGCGGACGCTGACGCCTGAGGACTTCTACGGGACGATCCGCTACCTGCTGAAGCTGCGCAAGAACATCGGCGTGGTGGACGATATCGATCACCTTGGCAACCGCCGCGTCCGCGCCGTGGGCGAACTGATGGAGAATCAGTTCCGCATCGGCCTGGTCCGCATGGAGCGTGCGATCAAGGAAAAGATGAGCGTGTATCAGGAGATGTCGACGGCGATGCCGCACGACCTGATCAACGCGAAGCCGGTGATGGCCGCGATCCGCGAGTTCTTCGGTTCGTCGCAGCTCTCGCAGTTCATGGATCAGACGAATCCCCTGTCGGAGATCACGCACAAGCGCCGCCTGTCGGCCCTTGGGCCTGGTGGTCTTTCGCGTGAGCGCGCGGGCTTTGAAGTGCGCGACGTACACCCGACTCACTATGGACGTATCTGCCCGATCGAGACGCCGGAAGGTCCGAACATCGGTCTGATCTCTTCGCTGTCGTGCTTTGCACGCATCAACGAGTACGGCTTCATTGAGAGCCCGTACCGTCGCGTGAAGGATGGCGTTGTGCTGGATTACGTGGCGGTTTCGAACGCCGGTGAGTCCGGCCTGCGCCAGGGCGACTACCTTGAGATTGCCGAGTCGAAGGCTTTGAATGCGAAGCTGAAGGCTGAAGGCAAGCGTACGATGGATCTCGAGCCGTTCTCGTTCTATTTGTCGGCATGGGAAGAAGATCGTCACACGATCGCACAGGCGAACATCCAGCTCGATGAGAAGTTGAACATTGTGCAGGACATCGTCGATGCGCGTCGTCAGGGCAACTTCGTCCTGGTGAACAAGTCGGATGTGGACTACGTGGACGTTTCGCCGAAGCAGCTTGTTTCAGTGGCGGCTTCGCTGGTTCCGTTCCTTGAGCATGATGACGCGAACCGCGCGCTGATGGGCGCCAACATGCAGCGCCAGTCGGTGCCGCTGCTGGTGGCCGAGGCTCCGTTCGTCGGTACGGGGATGGAAGGCGTGACCGCTCGTGACTCGGGCGCCGTCATTCTGGCCAAGCGTAACGGCATTGTGGATTCGGTCGACTCGGAGCGCATCATCATCCGGGTCGAGGGCGAGCATCACCCGACGCAGTTGTCGCGTGAGGTTGGTTCGGATATCTATCAGCTCACGAAGTTCAAGCGCTCGAACCAGAACACGTGCATCAACCAGAAGCCGATCGTGCGCAAGAACGATCGCGTGATCAAGGGCCAGGTGATTGCGGACGGTCCATGCACGGAGCAGGGCGAGCTGGGTCTTGGACGTAACGTGCTGGTGGCCTTCATGCCGTGGCGCGGTTACAACTTCGAGGACGCGATCCTGATCTCGGAGAAGCTGGTCCGCGAGGACTACTACACCTCGATTCACATCGAGGAGTTCGAGATCGAAGCGCGCGACACGAAGCTTGGACCGGAAGAGATCACGCGCGATATCCCGAACGTGTCGGAGCATGCTCTGCGCGATCTGGACGAGAGCGGCATCATCCGCATCGGCGCGAAGATCGGTCATAACGACATCCTGGTCGGCAAGGTGACGCCCAAGGGCGAGACCCAGTTGACGCCGGAAGAGAAGCTGCTGCGCGCCATCTTCGGTGAGAAGGCCGGCGATGTCCGCGATGCTTCGCTGACGTGCCCTCCGGGTATCGAAGGCACGGTTGTCGATGTCCGCATCTTCTCCCGCAAGGGACAGGAGAAGGACGAGCGCGCCAAGCAGATCGAGCAGGAGATGGTCGAGAAGCTGGAGCGCAATCTGGCTGACGAGATCCGCATTCTGACGGACGAGCGGTTGAAGCGTCTCGAGGCGATTCTGGGCGCGAAGGAAGTGCTGGCTGATCTTCACGATGAGCGCACCAACAAGCGTCTTCTGTCGAAGGGCGATGTGCTGGATCGCGACATGATCGAACTGATCTCCACGCGTAACTTGAAGCGCATTCGCTACGCGGACAAGGATCCTCGCGTGAACGAGCAGATCGACGAGATCGAAGAGATGACCTCGCGCCAGATCGACGTGCTGCGCAAGATCACGAACGAGAAGATCGGCAAGATGCAGAAGGGCGATGAGCTTTCGCCGGGCGTCATCAAGATGGTCAAGGTGTACATCGCCATGAAGCGCAAGCTTTCGGTTGGTGACAAGATGGCCGGACGCCACGGTAACAAGGGTGTGATCGCACGCATTCTGCCTGAGGAGGATATGCCTTACCTCCCGGATGGAACGCCGGTCGAGATCGTTCTGAACCCGCTTGGTGTGCCTTCGCGTATGAACGTCGGACAGATCCTGGAGACGCATCTTGGCTGGGCCGCGCATGAGCTTGGTGCGCAGGTTGCTGCTGCTGCTGCGGAGATGGAGTCTGCCAACGAGGTGCGTGAGCTGTTCAAGGCGCGCTTCCACGGTACGGCTGCTTTGAGCCAGCTTCTGAACCTGGATGATGAGCAGACGATGCGGGTTGCGGCTGGTATGAAGCGCGGCATCTGGTTCGGCACGGCCGTGTTCGACGGCGCGCAGGAGACCGAGATTAAGGCTCTTCTGAAGGCCGCTGGACTGCCCAGCTCGGGTAAGACGCACCTGCACGACGGTATGCTCGGCGAAGAGTTCGAGCAGCCGGCGACGGTTGGCTACATCTACATGCTGAAGCTGTCGCACCTTGTGGACGACAAGATTCACGCACGTTCGATCGGGCCATACTCGCTGATCACGCAGCAGCCGCTGGGTGGTAAGGCGCAGTTCGGCGGACAGAGGTTCGGTGAGATGGAAGTGTGGGCGCTTGAAGCGTATGGCGCGGCTTACATCCTGCAGGAGCTCCTGACGGCGAAGTCGGATGACGTGTTCGGTCGTACGAAGATTTACGAGGCGATCGTAAAGGGCGAGGCGGCGATCGAGCCGGGTGTTCCGGAGTCGTTCAACGTTCTCATCCGCGAGTTGCAGTCGCTCTGCCTCGATGTCGAACTGATCAAGCAGGCTGACCAGAAGAAGGTTCCGCTGCCGACGATCGCTGCTGCCGCCGATTGA
- the rplJ gene encoding 50S ribosomal protein L10, producing the protein MALSRAKKTEKVKQLATELEHSTSAIIGTFKAMTASKDFDLRKVVRGAGGSYHVVKNKLAAKASAGTKIEAALQGLKGVSSVAYTSGDPVALAKALSAWVKDNSEFTFKLGIIDGKVITVAEVNELATMPGKEELYAKLLWLIQSPAQRLATVVNATGRDLAVVINQGVEKEKFSGSAAPAAVAAPVVEDGAKVEEAHVVEAAAETQPENGTASQAGEAAASDPVEG; encoded by the coding sequence ATGGCATTGTCCAGGGCAAAAAAGACGGAGAAGGTGAAGCAGCTCGCTACCGAGCTCGAGCACTCGACCTCCGCCATCATCGGTACCTTCAAGGCGATGACCGCTTCGAAGGATTTTGATCTTCGCAAGGTCGTTCGCGGCGCAGGCGGAAGCTATCACGTCGTCAAGAACAAGCTGGCCGCCAAGGCGAGCGCGGGCACCAAGATTGAGGCTGCGCTGCAGGGTCTCAAGGGTGTTTCGTCTGTGGCGTACACTTCGGGCGACCCGGTTGCTCTTGCCAAGGCTCTTTCGGCCTGGGTGAAGGACAACTCGGAGTTCACCTTCAAGCTGGGCATCATCGACGGCAAGGTGATCACGGTTGCCGAAGTGAACGAGCTGGCGACGATGCCGGGCAAGGAAGAGCTGTATGCCAAGCTGCTTTGGCTTATTCAGTCTCCTGCGCAGCGTCTGGCTACGGTCGTCAATGCTACCGGCCGCGATCTGGCTGTGGTGATCAATCAGGGCGTCGAGAAGGAGAAGTTCTCTGGTTCGGCTGCTCCGGCTGCTGTCGCCGCTCCCGTGGTCGAAGATGGCGCGAAGGTCGAAGAGGCTCATGTGGTGGAGGCTGCGGCCGAGACCCAGCCCGAGAACGGCACGGCGTCGCAGGCTGGAGAAGCCGCGGCTTCGGATCCGGTCGAAGGCTAA
- the rplA gene encoding 50S ribosomal protein L1, whose translation MAKKISKNLAKARALVEPRPYTLVDAVPLLQKAKYAKFDETVDLTLRLGVDPRHADQMVRGTVVLPHGLGKSKTVAVIASGEKLKEAEAAGAEFVGGEEMVERIQKEGWTAFDALIATPDMMRSVGRLGKVLGPRGLMPNPKTGTVTTDVAGAIREIKAGKVEFRTDKTALVHVPVGKLSFDPQKLVDNAMTIVSAVLKAKPSAAKGKYVKGITLSSSMGPGIALETTTAEASSRN comes from the coding sequence ATGGCAAAGAAGATCTCCAAGAATTTGGCGAAGGCGCGCGCGTTGGTTGAGCCGCGTCCGTATACGCTCGTTGATGCTGTTCCCCTTCTGCAGAAGGCCAAGTACGCGAAGTTCGACGAGACCGTCGACCTGACGCTGCGTCTTGGCGTGGATCCGCGTCACGCGGACCAGATGGTGCGCGGTACGGTTGTTCTTCCTCACGGTCTGGGTAAGTCGAAGACGGTTGCCGTTATCGCCTCGGGCGAAAAGCTGAAGGAAGCGGAAGCGGCCGGCGCTGAGTTTGTGGGCGGCGAAGAGATGGTGGAGCGCATTCAGAAAGAGGGCTGGACGGCCTTCGACGCTCTGATCGCGACCCCCGACATGATGCGTTCGGTTGGACGTCTGGGTAAGGTTCTCGGACCGCGCGGCCTGATGCCGAACCCGAAGACCGGAACCGTGACGACCGATGTGGCCGGTGCGATTCGCGAGATCAAGGCCGGTAAGGTCGAGTTCCGCACGGACAAGACGGCTCTGGTTCACGTTCCCGTGGGCAAGCTGTCGTTCGATCCGCAGAAGCTGGTCGACAACGCGATGACGATCGTGTCGGCGGTGTTGAAGGCGAAGCCTTCGGCAGCGAAGGGCAAGTACGTCAAGGGCATCACGCTGAGCTCCTCGATGGGACCTGGCATTGCGCTTGAGACGACGACCGCGGAAGCTTCGAGCAGGAACTAA
- the nusG gene encoding transcription termination/antitermination protein NusG → MAEEALNPEDDFTPGGDAIVPPAGDAEQLAPPVNENFKWYIIHAYSGFERKVRESLESRIQAFGLENRIGRIMIPTEPVTELRNGKKYVIERVFLPGYVLVEMELDNDLWHVIKNTPRVTGFLGTGDKPVALSEAEVSSILFRSDVSKEKPTMKIKFEKGEQVRINEGPFANFNGAVDDVNEDKQTLKVMVSIFGRSTPVEIEFSKVDKFDGTEDQ, encoded by the coding sequence ATGGCGGAAGAAGCACTGAATCCGGAAGACGATTTTACCCCTGGCGGCGATGCGATCGTTCCGCCGGCCGGTGACGCCGAGCAGCTTGCTCCGCCCGTCAACGAGAATTTCAAGTGGTACATCATCCACGCGTACTCGGGTTTCGAGCGCAAGGTTCGGGAGTCGCTGGAGAGCCGGATTCAGGCTTTTGGCTTGGAGAACCGCATCGGGCGGATCATGATTCCGACCGAGCCTGTGACCGAACTGCGGAATGGCAAGAAGTATGTGATCGAGCGCGTGTTTCTGCCAGGGTATGTTCTGGTGGAGATGGAGCTCGACAACGATCTTTGGCATGTGATCAAGAACACGCCGCGGGTTACGGGCTTTCTGGGTACTGGCGATAAGCCGGTTGCACTGTCCGAGGCCGAGGTGAGCTCGATCCTGTTCCGTTCGGATGTCTCGAAGGAGAAGCCGACGATGAAGATCAAGTTCGAGAAGGGCGAGCAGGTCCGGATCAACGAAGGTCCGTTCGCGAACTTCAACGGCGCGGTCGACGATGTGAACGAAGACAAGCAGACGTTGAAGGTGATGGTGAGCATCTTCGGTCGTTCGACTCCGGTCGAGATCGAGTTCTCGAAGGTCGACAAGTTCGACGGGACAGAAGATCAGTAA